The following nucleotide sequence is from Drosophila kikkawai strain 14028-0561.14 chromosome 2L, DkikHiC1v2, whole genome shotgun sequence.
TTGGTCATGGGCGCAAGATGGTGACACATTCCCTAAAGTAATTCTACTGCCAAATTTTGGGATCCTGTGATCACCATAATTATTTGCTTGCATTTGAGTATGAACTGACCAAATTTTGACTTatgtttatgtatttttttgtagcaatgcataaatatataaaatatttatcttgaatgcaaattgtaaaaattacTGTATTCATACtgtaaatacttaaatatacATTAATATGCTCACTAATAGAGAGTTTTCATGGAGTAGAGCTATGTAAGATGTGGGAGCTAATAGCTCCTCATAAATTCTGTCCCAATCAAATTAACAAGAAGGACAAACttgattatttatataaatgcaaatgcttTATTTCAAAAAGCTCAGTATATATTCGCTGAAAAGTCAAATCATATTTATCCTTAAACCAATTTCGTTTAGTTTCTAAACAGATCAGATTGGATCgaaattaagtatataaaatagccAAAGAGGGGAATCATAAGAAAGACTTATACTAAACAACacgtaaaaataaacaaccgCAAAAAAATACTGGAACATCAAACAGAATGATacgcggtggcggcggcggcggcattcggagaaaaatgtttttcaataatttttccagaaaattaaaactttttcgcGCCTTAACCTAACCGTTGGCAAATGGAATGAATAGTAATAGTAGAATGCTAGCGCCGCGAACGCTTGGTGGGCGGCTCAAGGAAATTATTTTCCTCCTCGATATCCATGCTTTCGATTTTCATTAGCTGTTTGGCTTTCTGCAGCATTGCCGCATCTCGCAGCCAGCTACACTGCAAAACGTCATCAATTGAGGGTCGCTTTGCGGGATCCACAATGAGCATTTGGTTAATTAGAAGCTTGGCGCGCTGCGAGACACCCTTCCATGCCGGATGTCGGTAGGCAAACTTTCCCTTCTTTATTTGTTCGGCCGCCGAAGAGCCGTATTCGTCAGAGAAGGGTAGTGTGCCGCTGAGACTGAAGGTAAAGATCAGCATTAGATTTTAATTTCCAATATCAATTCAAAATGAATTCCTCCTACCAGGTGAAGAGCACCACACCCAAGCTCCAGATGTCCACTTTTCTGGTGTAGGCCTCTCTACCGCCGGTTATTAGAACCTCCGGGGCCACATAGAGTGGAGTTCCACATAGCGTCCGCATCACAGAGTCCTTCTGGACAAACTTGCTTAGTCCAAAATCGGATACCTTCAGGAGGGTATCCTCGTCGTTGGTTTCTAGCAGCACATTGTCCGGCTTGAGGTCGCGGTGGGTGATACCTACGCAGTCCATCTCGTTTAGATTAAATGTGAAATACTACAAATATACACATTTTCGCTTACCGCGATCATGAAGATACTTAACGGCATGGCACATTTGGTAAAAGTAAAGCTTTGAAGTCTCCTCGGTCAGCAGCTTCTTGCTTATGATTCGATTTAGTAGATCGCCGCCGCGCATAAATTCTAGCACCATATAAACGGCATCCGGCTTGTCAACAATGTCGTGCATTCGAACCACACACGGATGGGATAGATTCTTCATGATCTTGGCCTCATTGAGAACTCGTTCGGGATCGCTCAAATTGGTGCTGGGTCGCGAACCCCCCGACAGCATATTCTTCTTCACAATCTTCATCGCGAACTGCTGGCAGGTGCGAGTATCGTAGACGAGTCGCACCAGTCCGTAGGCCCCGGAGCCCAGTTTGCGATTTATATAATACGTTTTTGTTATCTCCTCAGGCAGACCAATAGACTCGTTCGGACTGAGATCCTTGAACACAAAGGCTGTAAGGCAGGTGCAACGCGTTGCATTACTTTGGTCCATTCACTGTGTTTACCTAACCTATTTTTGCAGATCGCTTACCTTTGTGGGTGGGATGGGATAGGGAAATAACGTCGTCGTTTTTCAAGATGCGCATTTTGTTCATCCCAATTTTTTCATTGTTCACAAAGGTCCCGTTTCGGGAGTGGTCCTAAGAGGATAATGCGAGCAAagattgtattttaaataatgcctattatattttatatatagtaaCAGGTAAAAGATAATACCGAGATGGTTATATAACTTGgttttagttgatttttaGGATTCACCTTAATGTAAACGGGACTGGCGAGGTCACAGTTTGCCCGCTTAATAGTAAAGTGGACTTTGGAAATGCGCGTCAGGATTTTCTCGGACAAATCGTTCAGCGTGAGGATCAAGTCATTCGCCTCGCCACGTCCTGCGGAGAACTCGTCATTGTTCAGATCTGAAAGAAGTTATATACAAGCAAGCAAGCAGCTTTATTAATATCGTTATACTCTGAAGGGAAGCAAACACACATAAACACAGGCATATTTCGGTTACCAACAGAAAAGGACGAAGGCGTATAAATTATACGATATTTTGAGCTCGTACCCAGCGATTTGATCTTAATGTTCTTGCCGTACAACCGGCCCCAGACGATCTTCTCCATGGGCTGGCTTTCCACCAGGGTCCAGATGCTGGACTCCTGGCTCTGGGTTCCCTGGGTTCCTTGGGTGTCGCGTGCCATGCTTGATTTCCCGTAATTTAAGGGCTTCTTTAACAGTTTCGGGGAAACTGCGCAAATTCGGAAAGTCCAGTTATTCGGGCCACTAATACAGGCTCACAGGCGCACGCTGCCGACAGTCCCAGGATTGCAAGAGACTTTGTAGTGGCTTTGTAGGCGTTGTATTGAAGTTTATTATATAGTATAATACAGAATATAGAAAAATTTCCCAGAATTAGAAACTGATTATTTGAAGAAACTTTGACTTTAACAACAATACTATAACAAACACGGACACAAATGCAATCTGCGCGGCTATCTCAGTCTAGAGCTGGGAGAGCTTCGATAGTACTATAGATGTTATCGAtgtttttacaaattattaattattatatttttttatacatttagaTAAAGGATagggaatttaaaaaatacgaATTTTCTAATCTTCAGAaggtatttacatttaaagaAATACTGTGAAAACTGAAGAAAATCGTATGGATTCGGGTTTGAATTAAACCCGGTCACGTTTTCCAACACTAAAACATCTAGTCGTTGTGTAGCCCTAAATTGCGGCGTCGTTTGAAAGAAACTGTAAACTATTACTAATACCAGCACAAGCAATAAACGGAACGCACAAAACGCAATAGGAAAGGAATTCAAACAAACGCAGCAATCGCCTTTTGAACATACAAGTGCCTGTTTCGGCCAGTGCCTGACTTTCTTGTGTTCTGCTTTTGACGCCCGCAAGCCATGACACTGCCGCGCTCGGAGACGCCGCTGCGTCGGTCCGCGGTGGGCAGCTACCGTGAGAGTATGGCCCGGGAGGTGACCATGGTCAACGATGACGAAGCGGAGCGACAGGAGGCCCGACGACGCACACTgattcagcagcagcagaagcgcCAGAGCACGCTGGAGTCTATCGAGGACAATGAGACCATTCGCTCCTGCCTGGAAATCTACAACGGCAACAAGCTGAGCAAAGACAACGCCTGGAGCCTGACGCTCATCGACTCCCTGGCCAATCTGCTCGATCATCATCACAAGCGGATGAGCAACTTCAAGGTAAGAGAAGCTGAAAGCTGGACTGACCGCGAAATTAATCCTCTCGTTTCTCCCTAAGATGGCCGGGTCCTCGCTGGAGGCGTCTTCAAAGGTCTATGGCCTGCGTGTGGACTCCATCTACATGGATGCCATGCGCATTTCGGCCGGTTTGAGTGCCCGCACGCTTACGGACAAGCAACTGGAGGATGCCGAGGATGAGGGTCCGGAATCTGGGCAAGCGGATGGCGGTAGAGATGAAGAGGCTGGGAGGGTCCAAAAAGAGGCGGCTCCCAAACCGaagaaacagaaaaagaaCGTGTCCACGGTGACCAAAAACAAGGATACGCTGAACGCTAGATTGGACTCGGCGCCACTGCAGGATCCGGTGTTTGGAAAGCTGAACTCCACTGTGGGGTCCATTAATGCTTCGAACCGCCTGATGCACAACATCCTGCCCAGTTTGGACTCTGAGCTGAGGCTGCGCACCACCTATATGTTCTGGGATGGCGACGAAGAGCCAACCGAGGAGGTGAAGGACCACACCACAGCAAATGCGAGTGAGGAAGCACAGCAGTGGCCCAGTGAGTCGCTGATGAGCGCGGATTGGGTGCAAGATCTTCTGCCCGATGTCGATGAATTGGTTCTGCGGCCTCTCCACACTGGCTATATCATCACAAGTGATCCTAATCCGCGGGCTCCTACCGAGAAACCAACAGATCCCGTTGCGGATGAAGAAGATAACCGCGACTTCGATCTTGATGGCGCCGACGATCTGTGCCCCCATCCCAATGAGCTTTCCATGGCCTTCGACATCAATGGTGAGTGTGAACCCATGCCGGACTTGGACGGGCAACCACCATTGGTGCTTGAGGTGGACTGCAATGAGCTGGATGAGCTCACCACGGAAGAGCAAGTGGTGATCAACAATTGTCGCCGTTTGCGTAAGCAGGCAGAGTTTATCGAGGATCTGCGGCCGGTTGATGGCACCTCCAAGCTGGAGTATTCATATCGGCCGATGGCCGAGCAGATCTCCCAGTTCTGGGCAGGACCCTCGCACTGGAAGTTCAAACGCACGCGCCAGCGTAGCACTCTTTTCCAGACCAATGCCCAGACGGACCCACAGTCAGTCCCGGCTAGTCAACGGCCAAAGAAGTCGGCTCAGTTGGCCGCCAAGCGAAGGGCCAAGGAAGTGGCCTATGGAAAGTTTACAGAAAACTTGTTTCAGACTCTGGATGCGAGTATAAAGCTGCGCAAGGTAAATTTCCAGAAGAAGTGGGATGCTCGCAAATTGGTGCTACCCACAAAGTTCAACATTGATCCGGACTACTTCTTCAAATATGACTCGGCGCCGAGTATAAAGTTGTCTCGACACTGTGGCAAACCGGACTCGGACGAGGGCGAAGATCTGGGCATGGATATGGATGATGCGGGCCCGCAccatggcgatggcgatgacAATGATCCCGATCTATTGGGCAACGAGCACTTTACCGCGGCAGTTCCGGCCAATGTGAGTGTTATGCCGGCTATGGGAGACGAGGCCTGTCTCGGCGAAGGATTGATGGATGTGGATCCTAGTCAGCTTAATGCTAGCATGAGGGACGCCTGCAATAACACAGTGTTCGAGATTGGCACAGAGTTTGAGGGGGCGCCTACGCAGGTAAGTCGTCAGACATTAAAGTTATCATTTATCATAATAATTTCGCTCAAATTGATGATTTAAAAAAGATAAGTTAAGTTATGATATAGTTTTAATAAACTATCTTATCTTTGCAGGTCACCAAAGTCATTGTTCCCTTTGCGAAGCGTGCCAAGGTAATAGACATGAAGAATCTGAAAAAGTGCTGCAATTCGCTGATTCAGAAACAACTTCTAAACGTTGTGCCGGAGGAGATGATACCCTCGCATCCAGTGCCAAAGGACGAGAGCTACTCTAAAGGTATGGCTAGTTTCAATGAGGTCTACTCCAAGCTGCCCAATCTGCTGACCACCAAAATGTCAGATTCGCTGTCCACGTCGGTTGCCTTTTATGCGGTTCTGCATTTGGCCAACGACATGAAGCTGCGTCTTATTCCACAGAAGAACTTGGAGGATTTCCAAATACGACAAGTCCTGGACTAAATAACGTTTACATGAGCTTAGTGTAAtagttttcatttgcattttatcATTGTCGAACTCCCAGTTATTTACAAATCTCTTAAATGTTTAACTTGAACTCACCGACCCGTACCAGTATTCCCGATACAAAACCCCTCATCAAAGTCGAATCCTGCTTTCATTCTAATTTTTctaatgaatattaaatactgaatcttaacaattattttaaaattttgtcaAATTCTTTTTGTCTTATTTTTTCAGGAAATATTTCAGAATGTAGAAAATATGAAACTGCTGCGATACATAAATTGATATCTCAACACAAATTTGAAAACACTTCAATTGATATAGGAATcatatttttctgtatttctTCTCAACTTTTATTATGAAAAAATCGTTAGTTGTTCGGAGCAACCCATTTATATcccatatgtacatacaaatGCTATGTCTAAGGCCCGCGTAAATGAAAACTTTCACATTAGTTTTAACTGTAGAAGTTGCGCTGGAGGCCCAGACTGAAACGGAAGCATTTGTTAACATTGTTTGCAATGGCTGTTGCtctttcatttgcatactcatacCAGAAGACACACTGGGAAAATTTCCCTATTCTTTTATAGTTTAAACTtgtatgatttttaaatatgggAAATGTTGAGTACCGAGTATCACCCAGTCGACGCACTCATTCTTCCCGATTTCCTAGAATAGAATAGAATAAagcataatatttatttaatagatAATGTATATACAAAGTTTTCAGTGTGCAGTGGGGTAAATGAGGAAGAAATTCGCAAGACGTTTTTACTCGCAAATGGTTTCTGTTTCTGCCTGAAGAGGGTTTCCTCGGCATCTCCGTGTGGGTATGACACATTTGTTGCTTGTTCAAAAAGTTCGGTGTTTACAGAGCGCTTTTAGGCGCAGCTTGCCAgtgcgtgtatgtgtgtgtgtgtgtaattgcatattatttgcataaatatttaccaagTACTAAGTAATGTTTGGTCTTATACTGATTACGCTCTTTACACTTTTGCATATGTGAAAAtgaagacaaaaaaaaaatcgaagcCAGATTTAAACTATTAAATCACAGTACCTGTAAGATTAAATTGATCTAAATTAGAGAGGGCTTAGTCTAGAAATAAGGAGTTTAGAAAATTAccaatgaaaatataataataacttcataggaattttgtttaaaatgaaattaaaacataaaccAACTATTTATTGGTACTAAAGCTGGGAAGTTtctagttgtttttgtttaattttaaatttttcataaacCTATGGTGTTAAATATGACTAGAACATAACTTTTTATAGCAAATTAAGGTAACCAgccaaaaattgtattatcCTAAAGTGCATTTTCGTGTTGAATCCTCAATGTTGCATGCAATTAATCGAGAATAATGAGCTTCATGTGGGGAGCACAACAATTTCAGTCAACACACATTTCCCTACATTAGGAGTTAAAAAGTTAATTatcaaaacaaacaacaacaaacgggTTGCAGGATGTGGTGCTAAAGTTAATGGCTGTCATCACAGTCGAAAGCGGGCCAAAACAGGTTGGGAAGGCAAAAATGTCCTTGCCTCCTCCCAGCTGATTGTTTGTCCTTGCCCGAGGTAATTCCCGTGCCCATTCCATCCCATTCCAGGTGGCATACTCATCGGTGTTTTTGTATCTTGTTTGGTCTCGGTTTAATTTTCTGACATTTGTTGCTTAATCCCATTACGTACAACAGCTTGCCGGCGCCGTGGGAGTTTAAGTTTGATAATTGTTGGCACTTTTAGTGAGTAGGTGAGCTGTGTGGGGAAAAGCATGTAGAAAGAGCAGTAACTGGCAATGCAACCTATATTCGCCAAAGATTAAACAagtttttgaataaaaataaatgcctCTACTGTGCTACATACAATAactaatattaaaacaaaactcCTAGAACTAGTACAAACCACATTTAAAACGTTTTCCATTATAAAAGAGGTTTGAGAGAAGAAAGAGAGGTGTATTTTGACTCCATCTGAGTTATTTAATTGTTGCATAGATCGAGTaaaatgtttgctttttaATATTCCTGTTCTTTTATTTACATTCATGATATTACATTCATTGAAAGGTATATACGCGTACATAATGATATACACCTAGAAAACAGCATTGACAATTTTTACTCGAAAGTTGCGCTCAGCGGGATATGGGTCTTTTGAAGAACAGCGCCTTATATCGTGTGTAGTATGGATCGGTAAACAAAAGTTTCAATGATggtgtaaattaaatatacaaaagttTTCTAACAATATTCAGCATAATGCTTGCTTTGGTTTGACTTCTTCAGTTATTAAAATACAtcaataaaattgtaatagACAATGTTCATCGTAtttgtatatagtatatagtcgtataatatatataagagttgatatacatatataatttgtagCACACATAATATAACAAGTGTTACAGTAATACAGCTTTCGGGGGCTTCAACATGTTTTTCAAACACTTCCGTCGTAACATTAAATCGAAGTTTGCTTAAAAGtttagaaatcaaaaattcatctttcatttgaataatatttctatagGTTTCTAGcgttttaaatagattttcgCTATgttcaaaatgtttaatatatatttttttttatatacataccgTCTAAAAGTTGGGGGTAATcgaatatttagaaatttctaTAATTGAGCACGTTAGGATTGGTTGTATTCCaggaaacatatttttaaacaggGCGATAGAAAATTCTTTAAACCGTATAATCAATTCAAACTCATTTACAGATCGAAAACAGATGCATCTACTCATTAATTTACAGACTCCTAGTCTATATAACGGGCTTACCTTGTTTACCTGCGCATTGTTAAAGTTTACAGACAAGTGAGTATGTCAGCTTTGGTTTTCGTATATGCCTAGTTGCCTCAAAACCAAAGTTTGCACAGTTGTGGTTAAtcgtatgtgtgtatatataagatataagtttatatgtatttattccTCAGCCCATGCCTCCCTGCGTACCTCAAAATGCTTTCAAAAACTGTTTATAACTTGGGTTCAAAGGTTTTTCGTATCATATTTGGCATGGGACATTGACCGTGTAGCTTGCTTCCGATTCCCTTCATTTGTTGGCATTTTTCTGGAGTTGCCCTGGCCATCATCTATCAAATTTAGTCCTGTGTCTTTGGAGTCACCGATGAAGGTTCCTCTCCAGTTTTCTTCTGATCGGCTGGAGCTTTACCAGTGCTCCGTCCCCACCGCAAGCGC
It contains:
- the lok gene encoding ovarian-specific serine/threonine-protein kinase Lok isoform X2; amino-acid sequence: MARDTQGTQGTQSQESSIWTLVESQPMEKIVWGRLYGKNIKIKSLDLNNDEFSAGRGEANDLILTLNDLSEKILTRISKVHFTIKRANCDLASPVYIKDHSRNGTFVNNEKIGMNKMRILKNDDVISLSHPTHKAFVFKDLSPNESIGLPEEITKTYYINRKLGSGAYGLVRLVYDTRTCQQFAMKIVKKNMLSGGSRPSTNLSDPERVLNEAKIMKNLSHPCVVRMHDIVDKPDAVYMVLEFMRGGDLLNRIISKKLLTEETSKLYFYQMCHAVKYLHDRGITHRDLKPDNVLLETNDEDTLLKVSDFGLSKFVQKDSVMRTLCGTPLYVAPEVLITGGREAYTRKVDIWSLGVVLFTCLSGTLPFSDEYGSSAAEQIKKGKFAYRHPAWKGVSQRAKLLINQMLIVDPAKRPSIDDVLQCSWLRDAAMLQKAKQLMKIESMDIEEENNFLEPPTKRSRR
- the lok gene encoding ovarian-specific serine/threonine-protein kinase Lok isoform X1 yields the protein MARDTQGTQGTQSQESSIWTLVESQPMEKIVWGRLYGKNIKIKSLGTSSKYRIIYTPSSFSVDLNNDEFSAGRGEANDLILTLNDLSEKILTRISKVHFTIKRANCDLASPVYIKDHSRNGTFVNNEKIGMNKMRILKNDDVISLSHPTHKAFVFKDLSPNESIGLPEEITKTYYINRKLGSGAYGLVRLVYDTRTCQQFAMKIVKKNMLSGGSRPSTNLSDPERVLNEAKIMKNLSHPCVVRMHDIVDKPDAVYMVLEFMRGGDLLNRIISKKLLTEETSKLYFYQMCHAVKYLHDRGITHRDLKPDNVLLETNDEDTLLKVSDFGLSKFVQKDSVMRTLCGTPLYVAPEVLITGGREAYTRKVDIWSLGVVLFTCLSGTLPFSDEYGSSAAEQIKKGKFAYRHPAWKGVSQRAKLLINQMLIVDPAKRPSIDDVLQCSWLRDAAMLQKAKQLMKIESMDIEEENNFLEPPTKRSRR
- the barr gene encoding condensin complex subunit 2; translated protein: MTLPRSETPLRRSAVGSYRESMAREVTMVNDDEAERQEARRRTLIQQQQKRQSTLESIEDNETIRSCLEIYNGNKLSKDNAWSLTLIDSLANLLDHHHKRMSNFKMAGSSLEASSKVYGLRVDSIYMDAMRISAGLSARTLTDKQLEDAEDEGPESGQADGGRDEEAGRVQKEAAPKPKKQKKNVSTVTKNKDTLNARLDSAPLQDPVFGKLNSTVGSINASNRLMHNILPSLDSELRLRTTYMFWDGDEEPTEEVKDHTTANASEEAQQWPSESLMSADWVQDLLPDVDELVLRPLHTGYIITSDPNPRAPTEKPTDPVADEEDNRDFDLDGADDLCPHPNELSMAFDINGECEPMPDLDGQPPLVLEVDCNELDELTTEEQVVINNCRRLRKQAEFIEDLRPVDGTSKLEYSYRPMAEQISQFWAGPSHWKFKRTRQRSTLFQTNAQTDPQSVPASQRPKKSAQLAAKRRAKEVAYGKFTENLFQTLDASIKLRKVNFQKKWDARKLVLPTKFNIDPDYFFKYDSAPSIKLSRHCGKPDSDEGEDLGMDMDDAGPHHGDGDDNDPDLLGNEHFTAAVPANVSVMPAMGDEACLGEGLMDVDPSQLNASMRDACNNTVFEIGTEFEGAPTQVTKVIVPFAKRAKVIDMKNLKKCCNSLIQKQLLNVVPEEMIPSHPVPKDESYSKGMASFNEVYSKLPNLLTTKMSDSLSTSVAFYAVLHLANDMKLRLIPQKNLEDFQIRQVLD